In the genome of Neodiprion fabricii isolate iyNeoFabr1 chromosome 4, iyNeoFabr1.1, whole genome shotgun sequence, the window AGCAAATTGCTAACGACTGCATGGTCCGTCGTCTAATGCGCACGCGCTACAATACGAGAGCGGCTATTTTCAGTACGACTAGCCgtcataaatttattttatacaacaaCTGTTGTCGTTTAGTACAACTGCCAGCGACAACTGTCAACATTTTCAGGTTAGGTTCATGATGGTTGGTCACTCTGGGAAACTAACTCGGAtttttagcagacgacggatcATGCAGTTGTTAGCGTTTCACGCTGTATGTGAGTAATCTAGTTAGGCAGTGAATGAAACATGTTGCGCTGGGAAATCGATAGAGATCTTAACTCGTGACTCTCCGTGGCTGCTGCAACACTTTTAACATTTAGGAGGTGATCGCTTCGTGTTAATTCCTTAGGCATGTCGCTGATTGAGTATTTCTACTCCAGATCCCTCATGGGTATCAAGGACTGGCGACTTTCACGAGATAGAAATTATGAAGCGAGAAAATGTCTGTAAGAGAGCAAAGATACAGTTCCGAAATCAGGTATGAAACCGGTGACGACAGATCAACAAACTTCGATGAGTCGGATTCCGACATCAAGTATACCAGCACcccactgaaaaaaattgatctagTACATGTTCGACAAAATATATCGGCCCCTCTGAATTGTGACTCGGAAGAATCGACGGATGTCAAGACCTCCGTAACGAGACCTTTACCCAAACGGAGAAGCGCCCAAGTTTTGAAGAAGCAAGGGGTTCCCAGAACTCGTAGAACTGGGATCGAGAAACAGACGGGGAAAAGACAAATACGGTCGAAGAGGCGAAGACCAGAAGAAAGCAGAAACGATGATCGCGAGAAAGTCGACGAAAAAACGACGACAAGGAGACCTCGTTCCACAGACGGAAATGCGGATTCAGAAAGCCGTAGGAGGGCGGAAAATCTACAGAGACAAAGTGAGTACTCTGATGACACATTTTTTCAGTAAACCCAACAACGGCGATTCAACTTCTCGGGTACAGATTCGTTCTCTTTACGTTGAAACATTCCAGAAAAAGCAGCTGATGAACTACCGATTGCGGAACTATTGCGAAATGCGcaggaaaatcaaaaaaacaaaacaaggTATGAGGAGCCATCGCCCATGCTGGAGTTGACAACTGACACCATTTACGTTCAGGGGAGAAACGGGTTCAGTGCAGTGAAAATTAGGAAAAGCAACAAGGTAGAAAACGCCACTGAAAGGTTTTCGAAGCCTATATACGTCGCAATCAAAATGCACAATCTATCCAAATGTGTGATGATCTGGTGCCAGGGTCTTCTCGGCGGTATCGCCTTGACTCAGATCCTCTTGGTGAGTACGGAAGTTGATCAAAGTTTATTTACCGTTAGGGGGCCGTTCGTACTACACGTGATGctgttgggggggggggggggggatgatCTGTGCTATCGTCACAATTGCTGACGAGGGTAAGGAATATCCCGTAAATGAGCGTCACGTGGGGGAGGggttaaaattccgaaaatgaGCGTCACGTGTTTTATGAATGGCCCCGAGGTATGAACTTTTTCAGATATGAATAAAAGGAATTAACTTTAAGGCTGATCTGATAATTCTAGGTAGCAAAAATGGAGGCTGATCCCAGTCTACTCGCGCTAATAAATGCCACTAACTACCCCCAGATAATATCagggatatttttatttctcgtcACAATAAGTCTTCTCTCTGCGATGGACAGGTACGAAAGTGTATAACAATATTCATTACGTATATTCGCTGTATAAATTGGCTTATGCTCCACGTCGATCTTCATTTCTGCAGCGTGCATGATGTTGTAATACTTGTGAATTTTAGAATTGATTTTGGACATTTCGACCTGGACCAATTTTGCATGATTTCTTACCGCCGTTGCTTGGCGATAGTTATACTTCTGCTGTACCTTGTAGCGATCTGTATTCACTTGACGGCGACAGAccaatataaaaattcaacaactCTTGATCAAGGAACACGGCAAATTGACACGGTGAGCCTTAGCGTAGTTTACAAAGTTCACAtcgagttataaatatttcgtGTTACCACGACCATAACTGAAATTCTTTAAAAGATTTAGCGATCTTTTTGCATGTCacttgacgaaaattttccggTCTATTTTCACCTCAGATCCGAACCGTCGATGATGAATACACCGTCCAAAG includes:
- the LOC124179669 gene encoding uncharacterized protein LOC124179669 isoform X1, with amino-acid sequence MSVREQRYSSEIRYETGDDRSTNFDESDSDIKYTSTPLKKIDLVHVRQNISAPLNCDSEESTDVKTSVTRPLPKRRSAQVLKKQGVPRTRRTGIEKQTGKRQIRSKRRRPEESRNDDREKVDEKTTTRRPRSTDGNADSESRRRAENLQRQKKAADELPIAELLRNAQENQKNKTRYEEPSPMLELTTDTIYVQGRNGFSAVKIRKSNKVENATERFSKPIYVAIKMHNLSKCVMIWCQGLLGGIALTQILLVAKMEADPSLLALINATNYPQIISGIFLFLVTISLLSAMDRIDFGHFDLDQFCMISYRRCLAIVILLLYLVAICIHLTATDQYKNSTTLDQGTRQIDTIRTVDDEYTVQSNMYTWKYALCIVAWVCIAFGPTDDMTTTHLEALLEYAK
- the LOC124179669 gene encoding uncharacterized protein LOC124179669 isoform X2 → MRIQKAVGGRKIYRDKVKKAADELPIAELLRNAQENQKNKTRYEEPSPMLELTTDTIYVQGRNGFSAVKIRKSNKVENATERFSKPIYVAIKMHNLSKCVMIWCQGLLGGIALTQILLVAKMEADPSLLALINATNYPQIISGIFLFLVTISLLSAMDRIDFGHFDLDQFCMISYRRCLAIVILLLYLVAICIHLTATDQYKNSTTLDQGTRQIDTIRTVDDEYTVQSNMYTWKYALCIVAWVCIAFGPTDDMTTTHLEALLEYAK